In Streptomyces sp. NBC_01551, one DNA window encodes the following:
- a CDS encoding acetyl/propionyl/methylcrotonyl-CoA carboxylase subunit alpha produces MFSTVLVANRGEIAVRVIRTLRELGVRSVAVFSDADADARHVREADTAVRIGPAAAAESYLSVERLLDAARRTGAEAIHPGYGFLAENAGFAQACAEAGLAFIGPPAKAISLMGDKIRAKETVKAAGVPVVPGSSGSGLSDAELVAAAEEIGMPVLLKPSAGGGGKGMRLVRDAGLLAEEIAAARREARSSFGDDTLLVERWVDRPRHIEIQVLADAYGNVVHLGERECSLQRRHQKVIEEAPSVLLTPELRASMGAAAVEAARSCGYVGAGTVEFIVPGGDPSSYYFMEMNTRLQVEHPVTELITGLDLVEQQLRVASGAELGFGQADVTLTGHAIEARVCAEDPARGFLPSGGTVLALSEPSGGSVRTDSGLVAGVDTGSTYDPMLSKVIAYGPDRAAALRVLRGALADTVILGVQTNAGFLRRLLAHPDVVSGDLDTGLVERDLSTMLPDGVPPEVYAAAALLAVPHPAPSRNRALPGSAPQTPAGLGVDAPAGPQRWVDPFDAANGWRLGGTPAWTVHHFRLPGQDPVGVRTRPTRPGGQHTELLLDGGADHDPARGRIVARTTDTVTVELDGVTHRFAYAASPEGTWLGRDGDSWHVQDHDPVTAALTGAGHAGKDTLAAPMPGTVTVVKVSVGDKVTAGQSLLVVEAMKMEHVISAPHAGIVAELDVSPGTTVAMDQVLAVVTPEEPEEEEAAK; encoded by the coding sequence ATGTTCAGCACTGTTCTGGTCGCCAACCGGGGCGAGATCGCGGTCCGGGTCATCCGCACCCTGCGGGAGCTCGGCGTACGGTCGGTGGCCGTCTTCAGCGACGCGGACGCCGACGCCCGGCACGTACGGGAGGCCGACACGGCCGTCCGGATCGGCCCGGCGGCGGCCGCCGAGAGCTACCTGTCGGTGGAGCGGCTGCTCGACGCGGCCCGCCGCACCGGGGCCGAGGCGATCCACCCGGGGTACGGGTTCCTCGCCGAGAACGCGGGTTTCGCACAGGCGTGCGCGGAGGCGGGCCTGGCCTTCATCGGGCCGCCGGCCAAGGCGATCTCCCTGATGGGGGACAAGATCCGGGCCAAGGAGACGGTGAAGGCGGCGGGCGTGCCCGTGGTCCCCGGCTCATCCGGGAGCGGCCTGTCGGACGCCGAACTCGTGGCGGCGGCCGAGGAGATCGGCATGCCGGTGCTGCTGAAGCCCTCGGCGGGCGGCGGCGGCAAGGGCATGCGGCTGGTGCGGGACGCCGGGCTGCTGGCCGAGGAGATCGCGGCGGCGCGGCGCGAGGCGCGGTCGTCGTTCGGCGACGACACGCTGCTCGTGGAGCGGTGGGTGGACCGGCCCCGGCACATCGAGATCCAGGTGCTGGCCGACGCGTACGGGAACGTCGTGCACCTGGGCGAGCGCGAGTGCTCGCTGCAGCGGCGCCACCAGAAGGTCATCGAGGAGGCGCCGTCGGTCCTGCTGACGCCTGAGCTGCGGGCCTCGATGGGCGCGGCTGCGGTGGAGGCGGCGCGGTCGTGCGGGTACGTCGGCGCGGGGACGGTGGAGTTCATCGTTCCGGGCGGGGACCCGTCCTCTTACTACTTCATGGAGATGAACACCCGGCTCCAGGTGGAGCACCCGGTGACGGAGCTGATCACCGGGCTGGACCTGGTCGAGCAGCAGCTGCGGGTCGCCTCCGGCGCGGAGCTGGGCTTCGGCCAGGCGGACGTCACCCTCACCGGGCACGCCATCGAGGCCCGGGTCTGCGCGGAGGACCCGGCGCGCGGTTTCCTGCCGTCCGGGGGGACGGTGCTGGCGCTGTCCGAGCCGTCGGGCGGGTCCGTACGGACGGACTCGGGCCTGGTGGCCGGGGTCGACACGGGCTCGACGTACGACCCGATGCTGTCGAAGGTGATCGCGTACGGTCCCGACCGGGCGGCTGCCCTGCGGGTGCTGCGGGGCGCGTTGGCGGACACCGTGATCCTGGGTGTCCAGACCAATGCGGGTTTCCTGCGGAGGCTGTTGGCGCATCCGGACGTGGTCAGCGGGGACCTGGACACCGGTCTGGTGGAGCGCGACCTGTCCACCATGCTCCCGGACGGCGTCCCGCCCGAGGTGTACGCTGCCGCGGCCCTGTTGGCCGTCCCCCACCCCGCCCCTTCCCGAAACCGGGCTCTGCCCGGATCCGCGCCTCAAACGCCGGCGGGGCTGGGGGTTGACGCCCCGGCGGGGCCGCAACGGTGGGTCGACCCGTTCGACGCCGCCAACGGCTGGCGCCTGGGCGGCACCCCCGCCTGGACGGTCCACCACTTCCGCCTCCCGGGTCAGGACCCGGTCGGCGTCCGTACCCGGCCCACCCGGCCGGGGGGGCAGCACACGGAGCTCCTCCTCGACGGCGGCGCCGACCACGATCCGGCCCGGGGCCGGATCGTGGCCCGCACCACCGACACCGTCACCGTCGAACTCGACGGCGTCACGCACCGCTTCGCCTACGCCGCCTCCCCGGAGGGGACCTGGCTCGGCCGCGACGGCGACAGCTGGCACGTGCAGGACCACGACCCCGTCACCGCCGCCCTCACCGGCGCCGGCCACGCCGGCAAGGACACCCTCGCCGCCCCGATGCCCGGCACGGTCACCGTCGTCAAGGTCTCGGTCGGCGACAAGGTGACCGCCGGGCAGAGCCTCCTCGTCGTCGAGGCCATGAAGATGGAGCACGTCATCTCCGCCCCGCACGCGGGCATCGTCGCCGAGCTCGACGTCTCCCCCGGCACCACCGTCGCCATGGACCAGGTCCTCGCGGTCGTCACCCCGGAAGAACCGGAAGAAGAGGAGGCGGCCAAGTGA
- a CDS encoding hydroxymethylglutaryl-CoA lyase produces MTVPAPELPPRVRIHEVGARDGLQNEKSAVPTHVKAEFIHRLAAAGLTTVEATSFVHPKWVPQLADAEQLFPELRDLPGVHLPVLVPNERGLDRALALGATRIAVFGSATETFASRNLNRTVAESLAMFEPVVARAKEGKAHVRGYLSMCFGDPWEGPVPVHQVVRVAKALLDLGCDELSLGDTIGVATPGHVQTLLGELNEEGVATDRIGVHFHDTYGQALSNTLAALQHGVTTVDASAGGLGGCPYAKSATGNLATEDLVWMLDGLGIETGVDLAALTATSVWMAEQLGRPSPSRTVRALSHKE; encoded by the coding sequence ATGACCGTCCCGGCCCCCGAGCTGCCGCCCCGCGTCCGGATCCACGAGGTCGGTGCCCGCGACGGGCTGCAGAACGAGAAGTCGGCCGTGCCCACGCACGTCAAGGCCGAGTTCATCCACCGGCTGGCCGCCGCCGGGCTCACCACCGTCGAGGCCACCAGTTTCGTGCACCCCAAGTGGGTCCCCCAGCTGGCAGACGCCGAGCAGCTGTTCCCCGAGCTGCGGGACCTGCCCGGGGTGCACCTGCCCGTCCTCGTGCCCAACGAGCGCGGGCTCGACCGGGCCCTCGCCCTCGGGGCCACCCGTATCGCGGTCTTCGGCTCGGCCACCGAGACGTTCGCCTCCCGCAACCTCAACCGGACCGTCGCCGAGTCCCTCGCCATGTTCGAGCCGGTCGTGGCCCGCGCCAAGGAGGGCAAGGCGCACGTGCGCGGCTACCTCTCCATGTGCTTCGGCGACCCCTGGGAGGGTCCGGTCCCGGTCCACCAGGTGGTCCGCGTGGCCAAGGCCCTGCTCGACCTCGGGTGCGACGAGCTCAGCCTCGGCGACACCATCGGCGTCGCCACCCCGGGGCACGTCCAGACGCTCCTCGGCGAACTCAACGAGGAAGGCGTCGCCACCGACCGGATCGGCGTGCACTTCCACGACACCTACGGCCAGGCCCTGTCCAACACCCTCGCCGCGCTCCAGCACGGCGTGACCACGGTCGACGCCTCCGCCGGCGGCCTCGGCGGCTGCCCGTACGCGAAGAGCGCGACCGGCAACCTCGCCACCGAGGACCTGGTGTGGATGCTCGACGGCCTCGGCATCGAGACCGGTGTCGACCTGGCCGCCCTCACCGCCACGAGCGTGTGGATGGCCGAACAGCTGGGACGCCCCAGCCCCTCCCGTACCGTCCGCGCCCTCTCCCACAAGGAGTAA
- a CDS encoding acyl-CoA dehydrogenase family protein yields the protein MSLDHRLTPEHEELRRTVEEFAHDVVAPKIGDLYERHEFPYEIVREMGRMGLFGLPFPEEYGGMGGDYLALGIALEELARVDSSVAITLEAGVSLGAMPLHLFGTEEQKRQWLPKMCSGEILGAFGLTEPDGGSDAGGTRTTAVKDGDEWVINGSKCFITNSGTDITGLVTVTAVTGRKADGRPEISSIIVPSGTPGFTVAAPYSKVGWNSSDTRELSFQDVRVPLANLVGEEGRGYAQFLRILDEGRIAISALATGLAQGCVDESVKYAKERKAFGRPIGDNQAIQFKLADMEMRAHMARIGWRDAASRLVAGEPFKKEAAIAKLYSSTVAVDNARDATQIHGGYGFMNEYPVARMWRDSKILEIGEGTSEVQRMLIARELGFSA from the coding sequence ATGTCCCTCGACCACCGGCTCACCCCCGAGCACGAGGAACTCCGCCGCACCGTCGAGGAGTTCGCGCACGACGTCGTCGCCCCCAAGATCGGCGACCTCTACGAGCGGCACGAGTTCCCGTACGAGATCGTCCGCGAGATGGGCCGCATGGGCCTGTTCGGCCTGCCCTTCCCCGAGGAGTACGGCGGCATGGGCGGCGACTACCTCGCCCTCGGCATCGCCCTGGAGGAGCTGGCCCGCGTCGACTCCTCGGTCGCGATCACCCTGGAGGCGGGCGTCTCCCTCGGCGCCATGCCCCTCCACCTCTTCGGCACCGAGGAGCAGAAGCGCCAGTGGCTGCCGAAGATGTGCTCCGGTGAGATCCTCGGCGCCTTCGGCCTGACCGAGCCCGACGGCGGCTCCGACGCCGGCGGCACCCGCACCACCGCCGTCAAGGACGGCGACGAGTGGGTGATCAACGGCTCGAAGTGCTTCATCACCAACTCCGGTACGGACATCACCGGGCTGGTCACCGTCACCGCCGTGACCGGCCGCAAGGCCGACGGCCGCCCGGAGATCTCCTCGATCATCGTCCCGTCCGGCACCCCCGGCTTCACGGTGGCCGCCCCGTACTCCAAGGTCGGCTGGAACTCGTCGGACACCCGTGAGCTGTCCTTCCAGGACGTACGTGTCCCGCTCGCCAACCTGGTCGGCGAAGAGGGCCGCGGCTACGCCCAGTTCCTGCGCATCCTCGACGAGGGCCGCATCGCCATCTCCGCCCTGGCCACCGGGCTCGCCCAGGGCTGCGTGGACGAGTCGGTGAAGTACGCGAAGGAGCGCAAGGCCTTCGGCCGCCCCATCGGCGACAACCAGGCCATCCAGTTCAAGCTGGCCGACATGGAGATGCGCGCCCACATGGCCCGCATCGGCTGGCGCGACGCGGCCTCCCGCCTGGTCGCCGGGGAGCCGTTCAAGAAGGAGGCGGCGATCGCCAAGCTGTACTCGTCCACGGTCGCGGTGGACAACGCCCGGGACGCCACGCAGATCCACGGCGGCTACGGCTTCATGAACGAGTACCCCGTGGCCCGCATGTGGCGCGACTCGAAGATCCTCGAAATCGGCGAGGGCACGAGCGAGGTCCAGCGCATGCTCATCGCCCGCGAGCTGGGCTTCTCCGCCTGA
- a CDS encoding ABC transporter substrate-binding protein: MPKSRTSYLSRRGLIAAGGALGLVAALTACGGSDSAKGETGGKDKDKAAAASGPWTFKDDLGKDISLKAAPKNIVAYTGTAAALYDYGIQVKGVFGPTKTADGKPDVQAGSMDISKVEILGNVYDEFNVEKYAALQPELLVTNTWDGTYWYVPAASKDKILKLAPAAAIGVGGDASLDKSLERTADLAKSLGADLSSKKTADAKARFEAAAAKVREATKANPGIKVLVGSGSADLFYVSTPKTSADLKYFETLGVEFVTPDKDKLDAGGFFESLSWENAGKYKADLVLLDNRTGTLQPEELKAKPTWAEMPSVKAGQVTPRVTEPIYSYEKCAQILEDLAKAIQNAKKVS; the protein is encoded by the coding sequence ATGCCCAAGTCCCGTACCTCCTACCTCTCCCGCCGCGGTCTCATCGCGGCCGGCGGCGCCCTCGGCCTCGTCGCGGCGCTCACCGCGTGCGGTGGCTCCGACTCCGCGAAGGGCGAGACGGGCGGCAAGGACAAGGACAAGGCCGCCGCCGCCTCGGGCCCCTGGACCTTCAAGGACGACCTCGGCAAGGACATCAGCCTGAAGGCCGCCCCGAAGAACATCGTGGCCTACACCGGCACCGCCGCCGCGCTCTACGACTACGGCATCCAGGTCAAGGGCGTGTTCGGCCCGACCAAGACCGCCGACGGCAAGCCCGACGTCCAGGCCGGCTCGATGGACATCTCCAAGGTCGAGATCCTCGGCAACGTCTACGACGAGTTCAACGTCGAGAAGTACGCCGCCCTCCAGCCCGAGCTCCTCGTCACCAACACCTGGGACGGCACCTACTGGTACGTGCCCGCGGCCTCCAAGGACAAGATCCTGAAGCTGGCCCCGGCCGCCGCCATCGGCGTGGGCGGCGACGCCTCCCTCGACAAGTCCCTGGAGCGCACGGCCGACCTGGCCAAGTCCCTGGGCGCCGACCTGAGCAGCAAGAAGACCGCCGACGCGAAGGCCCGCTTCGAGGCCGCCGCCGCGAAGGTGCGCGAGGCCACCAAGGCCAACCCGGGCATCAAGGTGCTCGTCGGCTCCGGCTCCGCCGACCTGTTCTACGTCTCCACCCCGAAGACCTCGGCCGACCTGAAGTACTTCGAGACCCTCGGCGTCGAGTTCGTCACCCCGGACAAGGACAAGCTGGACGCGGGCGGCTTCTTCGAGAGCCTCAGCTGGGAGAACGCCGGCAAGTACAAGGCCGACCTGGTCCTGCTCGACAACCGCACCGGCACCCTCCAGCCGGAGGAGCTGAAGGCCAAGCCGACCTGGGCCGAGATGCCCTCCGTCAAGGCCGGCCAGGTCACCCCGCGCGTGACCGAGCCCATCTACTCGTACGAGAAGTGCGCGCAGATCCTGGAAGACCTCGCCAAGGCCATCCAGAACGCCAAGAAGGTCAGCTGA
- a CDS encoding siderophore-interacting protein: MTVTAPDAAPAVAHFRFFELEVLRTRRLGHSFLRVTFGGESLRDFRSGGYDQSLSLFLPPAHLEHTVLPSTDEDTWFGAWRAMPDADRPVMRSYTVREQRRTPEGVDEVDIDFVLHGDSSPASRWAGGAVTGRRIMAIGPAVAENKSVRFQPPADTDALLMYADETALPAAAAILDRLANGTRVRAWFEVPHEDDRLVLPTLADAEITWIVRDAGVGREERVQRVLDAMRVAELPDAEAPYAWLAGEAGTVRAVRRHVVQERSVNRRAVRFTGYWRLGASEEELLAEAYAGKAPSEDPASEL; the protein is encoded by the coding sequence ATGACCGTCACCGCACCCGACGCCGCCCCGGCCGTCGCCCACTTCCGGTTCTTCGAACTCGAAGTGCTCCGCACGCGCCGCCTCGGGCACTCGTTCCTGCGGGTCACGTTCGGCGGTGAGTCCCTGAGGGACTTCCGCTCGGGCGGCTACGACCAGAGCCTCTCGCTCTTCCTGCCGCCCGCGCACCTCGAACACACGGTGCTCCCGTCCACCGACGAGGACACCTGGTTCGGCGCCTGGCGCGCGATGCCCGACGCCGACCGCCCGGTGATGCGCTCGTACACCGTGCGCGAGCAGCGCCGTACCCCCGAGGGCGTGGACGAGGTCGACATCGACTTCGTCCTGCACGGGGACTCCTCGCCGGCCTCCCGCTGGGCCGGCGGGGCCGTCACCGGCCGCCGGATCATGGCGATCGGCCCGGCCGTCGCGGAGAACAAGTCCGTACGCTTCCAGCCGCCGGCCGACACCGACGCGCTGCTGATGTACGCGGACGAGACCGCGCTCCCCGCCGCCGCCGCGATCCTGGACCGGCTGGCCAACGGCACCCGCGTACGGGCCTGGTTCGAGGTCCCGCACGAGGACGACAGGCTCGTCCTGCCCACGCTCGCCGACGCGGAGATCACCTGGATCGTGCGCGACGCCGGCGTCGGCCGCGAGGAGCGCGTCCAGCGGGTGCTCGACGCGATGCGCGTGGCCGAACTGCCCGACGCCGAAGCCCCGTACGCCTGGCTGGCGGGCGAGGCGGGCACCGTCCGCGCCGTCCGCCGGCACGTCGTACAGGAACGTTCCGTCAACCGCCGCGCGGTGCGCTTCACCGGCTACTGGCGGCTCGGCGCGAGCGAGGAGGAACTCCTCGCCGAGGCGTACGCCGGCAAGGCCCCCAGCGAGGACCCCGCGTCCGAGCTGTAG
- a CDS encoding aspartate aminotransferase family protein, translating to MRSHLLNETTADIYRRTVTEGVERVAAKLATTERPHTGISVDELAPVINGIDLDRPLEDPAAVLDELEDVYLRDAVYFHHPRYLGHLNCPVVIPAVLGEAVLSAVNSSLDTWDQSIGGTLIERRLIDWTAQRIGLGEGADGVFTSGGSQSNFHALLLARDEACRIVMKQALNEGRELPKSEVLPKLRIFTSEASHFSVKKSAAMLGLGYEAVISVPVDRNRRMDTAILALELENCRRDGLFPMAVVATAGTTDFGSIDPLPEIARLTDEHSAWMHVDAAYGCGLLVSPTRRHLLDGIEHADSVTVDYHKSFFQPVSSSAVLVRDRDTLKHATYHADYLNPRRMAEERIPNQVDKSIQTTRRFDALKLWMTLRTMGADGLGSLFDEVIDLAAAGWDIIDADPRFEVVVKPQISTLVFRYVPEGDVRGDLVDEANLHARKALFASGEAVVAGTKVDGDQYLKFTLLNPQTTTADIAAVLDLLASHAEQYLGESLVHAS from the coding sequence ATGCGTTCGCATCTGCTGAATGAGACGACCGCGGACATCTACCGGCGTACCGTCACCGAGGGCGTCGAGCGCGTCGCCGCCAAACTCGCGACCACGGAACGGCCCCACACCGGCATATCCGTCGACGAACTCGCCCCGGTCATCAACGGGATCGACCTGGACCGCCCGCTCGAAGACCCGGCCGCCGTCCTCGACGAGCTGGAGGACGTCTACCTGCGCGACGCGGTGTACTTCCACCACCCGCGCTACCTGGGCCACCTCAACTGCCCCGTCGTGATCCCCGCCGTACTCGGCGAGGCGGTCCTCTCGGCCGTCAACTCCTCGCTGGACACCTGGGACCAGTCCATCGGCGGCACGCTCATCGAGCGCCGCCTCATCGACTGGACCGCCCAGCGCATCGGCCTCGGGGAGGGCGCGGACGGCGTCTTCACCTCCGGCGGCAGCCAGTCCAACTTCCACGCGCTGCTGCTGGCCCGCGACGAGGCCTGCCGGATCGTCATGAAGCAGGCCCTGAACGAGGGCCGGGAGCTCCCGAAGTCCGAGGTCCTCCCGAAGCTGCGCATCTTCACCTCCGAGGCCAGCCACTTCAGCGTCAAGAAGTCGGCCGCCATGCTCGGGCTCGGCTACGAGGCGGTCATCTCCGTCCCGGTCGACCGCAACCGCCGCATGGACACCGCGATCCTCGCCCTGGAGCTGGAGAACTGCCGCCGCGACGGCCTCTTCCCCATGGCCGTCGTCGCCACCGCCGGCACCACCGACTTCGGATCCATCGACCCGCTCCCCGAGATCGCCCGCCTGACCGACGAGCACTCCGCGTGGATGCACGTCGACGCCGCCTACGGCTGCGGACTCCTGGTCTCGCCGACGCGCCGGCACCTCCTCGACGGCATCGAGCACGCCGACTCGGTCACGGTCGACTACCACAAGTCGTTCTTCCAGCCCGTCAGCTCCAGCGCCGTGCTGGTCCGCGACCGGGACACCCTCAAGCACGCCACGTACCACGCGGACTACCTCAACCCCCGCCGCATGGCGGAGGAGCGGATCCCGAACCAGGTCGACAAGTCCATCCAGACCACGCGCCGCTTCGACGCGCTCAAGCTCTGGATGACCCTGCGCACCATGGGCGCCGACGGCCTCGGCTCGCTCTTCGACGAGGTCATCGACCTCGCCGCGGCCGGCTGGGACATCATCGACGCCGACCCGCGCTTCGAGGTCGTCGTCAAGCCGCAGATCTCCACCCTGGTCTTCCGCTACGTCCCCGAGGGCGATGTCCGGGGGGACCTCGTCGACGAGGCGAACCTGCACGCCCGCAAGGCGCTGTTCGCCTCCGGCGAGGCAGTCGTCGCCGGCACCAAGGTGGACGGCGACCAGTACCTGAAGTTCACCCTCCTCAACCCGCAGACCACGACGGCCGACATCGCGGCCGTCCTCGACCTCCTCGCGTCCCACGCCGAGCAGTACCTGGGAGAATCCCTTGTCCACGCCTCGTGA
- a CDS encoding lysine N(6)-hydroxylase/L-ornithine N(5)-oxygenase family protein, whose amino-acid sequence MSTPRELRRPLDFIGIGLGPFNLGLACLTAPIDELDGLFIETKPHFEWHAGMFLDGAHLQTPFMSDLVTLADPTSPFSFLNYLKDKDRLYQFYIRENFYPLRAEYNDYCRWAADRLDNVLYSTSVTEVTYDEQAGLYEVHTDKGETYRARRLVLGTGTPPYIPEACAQVGGDLTHNSAYMQNKAELQKKKSITLVGSGQSAAEIYYDLLSEIDVYGYQLNWVTRSPRFFPLEYTKLTLEMTSPEYVDYFHALPEETRYRLETQQKNLFKGIDGELINAIFDLLYQKKISSPGPVPTTLLTNTSLNSAAYDTTTGVYTLGLRQEEQERDFSLSTEGLVLATGYKYSFPEFLNPVRDRLNFDGHGRPDAARNYSIDTTGRGVFLQNGTVHNHSITSPDLGMAAYRNAYIIGELLGREYYKVEKSIAFQQFAAPEGTHA is encoded by the coding sequence TTGTCCACGCCTCGTGAACTCCGCCGGCCCCTCGATTTCATCGGTATCGGCCTCGGTCCCTTCAACCTGGGACTCGCCTGCCTTACCGCGCCGATCGACGAGCTCGACGGCCTCTTCATCGAGACGAAGCCGCACTTCGAGTGGCACGCCGGGATGTTCCTGGACGGCGCGCACCTGCAGACGCCCTTCATGTCCGACCTGGTCACGCTGGCCGACCCGACCTCGCCCTTCTCCTTCCTGAACTACCTGAAGGACAAGGACCGGCTGTACCAGTTCTACATCCGGGAGAACTTCTACCCGCTGCGGGCCGAGTACAACGACTACTGCCGCTGGGCCGCCGACCGCCTGGACAACGTCCTGTACTCCACCTCCGTCACCGAGGTCACGTACGACGAGCAGGCCGGCCTGTACGAGGTCCACACGGACAAGGGCGAGACGTACCGCGCCCGCCGCCTGGTCCTGGGCACCGGCACCCCGCCGTACATCCCCGAGGCGTGCGCGCAGGTCGGCGGCGACCTCACGCACAACTCCGCCTACATGCAGAACAAGGCGGAGCTCCAGAAGAAGAAGTCGATCACCCTGGTCGGTTCCGGCCAGAGCGCGGCGGAGATCTACTACGACCTCCTCTCCGAGATCGACGTGTACGGCTACCAGCTCAACTGGGTGACCCGCTCGCCGCGGTTCTTCCCGCTGGAGTACACGAAGCTGACCCTGGAGATGACCTCCCCGGAGTACGTGGACTACTTCCACGCCCTCCCGGAGGAGACCCGGTACCGCCTGGAGACCCAGCAGAAGAACCTGTTCAAGGGCATCGACGGCGAGCTCATCAACGCGATCTTCGACCTGCTCTACCAGAAGAAGATCTCCTCGCCCGGTCCGGTCCCGACCACCCTGCTGACGAACACCTCGCTGAACTCGGCGGCGTACGACACCACCACGGGCGTCTACACCCTGGGGCTGCGCCAGGAGGAGCAGGAGCGCGACTTCTCCCTGTCCACCGAGGGCCTGGTGCTGGCCACGGGTTACAAGTACTCCTTCCCCGAGTTCCTGAACCCCGTCCGCGACCGTCTGAACTTCGACGGCCACGGCCGCCCCGACGCCGCCCGCAACTACAGCATCGACACCACCGGCCGCGGCGTGTTCCTCCAGAACGGCACGGTGCACAACCACTCCATCACCTCGCCCGACCTGGGCATGGCCGCGTACCGCAACGCGTACATCATTGGGGAGCTGCTCGGCCGCGAGTACTACAAGGTCGAGAAGTCCATCGCGTTCCAGCAGTTCGCAGCCCCGGAAGGCACGCACGCATGA
- a CDS encoding GNAT family N-acetyltransferase: protein MSTTETLYSRTDAELGTFSVRPLDPFADAELLHGWVTHPKASFWMMQDASLPDVEREYMRIAAHEHHQAFIGLHEGRPAFLMETYDPSELELVGLYDAQPGDVGMHFLVAPSEKPLHGFTRAVITTVMAAVFADPATERVVVEPDVRNTAVHALNEAVGFVAERPVTKPEKEALLSFCTRARFEAATGLTGASI from the coding sequence ATGAGCACCACCGAAACCCTGTACAGCCGCACCGACGCGGAACTGGGCACCTTCTCCGTGAGGCCCCTGGACCCGTTCGCCGACGCGGAACTGCTGCACGGCTGGGTCACCCACCCGAAGGCCTCGTTCTGGATGATGCAGGACGCCTCGCTCCCGGACGTCGAGCGCGAGTACATGCGGATCGCCGCCCACGAGCACCACCAGGCCTTCATCGGCCTGCACGAGGGCCGCCCGGCCTTCCTGATGGAGACGTACGACCCGAGCGAGCTGGAGCTCGTCGGCCTGTACGACGCCCAGCCCGGCGACGTCGGCATGCACTTCCTCGTCGCCCCGAGCGAGAAGCCGCTGCACGGCTTCACCCGCGCGGTCATCACCACCGTCATGGCGGCCGTCTTCGCGGACCCGGCGACCGAGCGCGTCGTCGTCGAGCCGGACGTGCGCAACACGGCCGTGCACGCCCTCAACGAGGCCGTCGGCTTCGTCGCGGAGCGCCCGGTGACGAAGCCGGAGAAGGAAGCCCTGCTGAGCTTCTGCACCCGCGCCCGGTTCGAGGCGGCCACCGGCCTGACGGGGGCCTCCATATGA